The Verrucomicrobiota bacterium region AAAACGGAATTCAAAAATGACATCCTCAATATGCGCCTGCAGCAACAAAGCGGGCAGCTTAAAAAGCCAAGCATGCTTCGCGGTTTAAGTCGCGATATTGCGAGAATAGAGACTGTTCTATCTCACAAGACCTTGGGGACGAAAATTAATTATCGTAAACCGTCAAAAGGTACAAAATAATGAGCACGACGAGTACATTACCTGAAGTGACTAAAGGCATACGCAAAGAACGTGTCGGGGTGGTAGTCTCTGACAAAATGAGCAAAACGATTGTTGTCAGGGTTGAACGCCGCGTACCACATCCCCAGTTCCGTAAAATTGTGCGTATTAGTAATAAATTTTACGCACACGATGAGAGTGGCCAGGCAAAACCCGGCGACCGTGTATTGATTAGGGAGACTAAACCGCTTAGCCGTCTGAAAAGATGGGAGCTTGTTGAAGTCCTGAAACACTAACTTTAGACAACAGGAAGATTATTATATGTTACAAATTCGCTCCCGCTGTGATGTTGCCGATAATACCGGTGCCCGCATGGCTACAATGATTGGTGTGGTCGGAAAGAAAACACATATTGCCGGAATCGGTGATGTAATTAAGGCAAATGTCAAGGAAGCTTCCTCCGATGGAACAGTAAAAAAGAGTGCTGTTGTCAGTGCTGTAGTTGTCCGCACACGGAATTCAATCCGCCGCAATGACGGTTCATACGTTCGCTTTGACTCGAATGCAATAGTCATCATTGATAAGGATAATAATCCTGTTGGCACACGCATATTTGGCCCTGTAGCCCGCGAATTGCGTGAAAGAAACTTTATGAAAATCATCTCACTGGCGCCGGAGGTAGTTTAATATGCCTAGTCGTTTCCATATCAAAAAAGGTGAAATCGTCGTCGTCATTAGTGGTGATGAAAAAGGCAAACGTGGTAAGATTCTTGAAATTCTTGCTAAAAAAGACCGCTTGATAGTCGAAGGATTAAACCTCATTAAAAAGCATGTGCGTAAGACTCAAAAGGATCCACAAGGGGGGATTATCACACGTGAAGGTACCATTCACATTTCCAATGTAATGTTGGCTGAAAAGTATGATAACAGTAGCGCAAGAAAGGCGAAAGCCGCCTAAATTGGAGCATTCGAAAAGATATGAATAGTGTTACCTATCAAGATTATGTCAAAGTTGCCCGGGCTGAACTTAAAAAGAAGTTCGGATACAAAAATGACATGCAAATCCCTAAGATCGAAAAAGTGGTTGTGAATATGTGTGTGGCATCCTCACCAGATGTAAAGCAGGCTCTGGATGATGCAGAGAAGGATCTTGTATTGATTACTGGGCAAAAACCATCCCGCACAAAGTCCAAAACAAGTATTGCAAATTTTAAACTACGCAAAGGCCAGGAGATTGGCCTGAAGGTAACCCTTCGTAATGTGCGTATGTATGAATTCCTCGATAGATTCATTAAAATGTCCGTACCTCGTATCCGAGATTTTCGTGGTCTTCCCGCCCGTGCATTTGATGGTCGTGGAAATTATACTGTCGGTGTCAGTGACCATACTATATTTCCTGAGATCGAACTCGATAAGGTGAAGCGGAATCTCGGTATGGATGTAACATTTGTTACGACGGCAAAAACCAATGATGAGGCTAAAGAGCTTTTGAATTTGATTGGTATTCCTTTCTCGGATCGTGTAAAAAAAGATCCAGTTAAAAAGGATGGGGAATAAAGTAATTATAAAAAGGATTTTGTATGGCAAAGACATCGCAAATTGAACGTTGGAAAAGGAAACCGAAATTTTCGGCACGGGCATATAACCGTTGTCGTATTACTGGCCGCCGCCGTGCTTACATGCGCAAGTTCGGTCTTAGCCGTATAACATTCCGCGAAATGGCGCTCCGTGGTGAAATTCCTGGAGTGATTAAAGCCTCTTGGTAAGAAGATAATAATATGATAACAGATCCAATTTCAGACATGTTGACATGTATTCGCAATGCGAATGCTGCCCGTAAAATCAAAGTGACTATGCCTCACTCAAAGATGAAAGGCGAAATCGCCCGCATCCTTAAAAGCGAAGGATATATTCAAGATTTTGAAGTCGCGAGAAAAGAGAAAAAGGCAACACTTTCTATAGAACTCAAGGTTCAAGGTGAGCGCCCCTTAAAGAGTCTGAAGAAGGTGAGTACCCCAGGACTCCGCTCATACGTCTCTTCATCGGAAATTCCGAGAGTAATCGGTGGACTTGGAATTTGTATCCTTTCAACTTCTAAAGGAATTATGACAGGCCGTGAGGCTAAGAAACAAAATGTAGGCGGTGAATTAATCGCTTTTGTGTACTAATAAGAGGTATTTATGTCCCGTATCGGCTCAAAACTAATTGAAATCCCAAAGAATGTAAAAGTCCAAGTTAACGGAGACCATGTCAATGTTGAAGGACCAAAAGGGAAGCTCGAATATGTGCTACCCCGCCAAATTTCTGTACTAATCGAAGGAACTACGGTTTCTTTGAAAAGACAGGTTGAAACACGTGTCGTTAAAGCATTACATGGACTCTCACGTAGCTTGATTAATAACATGATCGAGGGTGTGAATACCGGATTTAAAAAGGACTTAGAAATTAACGGTGTCGGATTTAAAGCAGTGGTCAAAGGCAATAACTTAGATTTAAATGTTGGATTTTCCCATCCTGTTCTTTTACCGATTCCTGAAGGAATCAAAGTACAAGTGAATGAAAACACGCAAATCGCCATTGAAGGTTACGATAAACAAGTGGTAGGACAGTTTGCTGCTGAAATCCGCTCGATTTACCCGCCAGAGCCATACAAAGGCAAGGGAATTAAATATAAAGGTGAAATCATTCGCCGCAAAGCTGGAAAAACAGTACAGTAATTGATTTATAAATAAGGCTTAAAGACTATGGGTAAACAAAACACACCTAAGAAAACGTGGACAGCACGTGAGCGTATTCATACACGTATCCGCCGTAAAGTGACCGGGACTACCGAACGTCCACGGTTAGCTGTGAATTTCTCCAACAAGAATATAGTCGCTCAGATCATTGATGATCATGAAGGCGTGACGGTTGCTTCTGCTTCAACACTGGAAAAGACTACAAAACAAAAGAATAAATCACAGGCTAATATCCAAATGGCTGAATCAATTGGCCGTTTGGCTGCTGAAAGAGCCATTGCGAAGAATGTCAAGGCCGTTGTTTTTGACCGCGGCGGATTCAAATATCATGGTAAAGTCAAGGCATTGGCGGACGCTGCCCGAGCAGCAGGACTTCAATTCTAGAGGATTATCCCTATTATGAGCGAAACTATTGTACAAGATAAGAAACCAAATTCAGGCCGCAGGTCACGTGATAACAATTCACGCCGTGATTCCGGAAACCGTCGGAATGAAGATAATCCATTTATTGAGAAGCTCGTCCATGTTAATCGTACAACAAAAGTTGTTAAGGGTGGACGTACATTCAGCTTTAGCGCACTAGTCGTAGCCGGTGACGGTAAAGGCAAAGTAGGGCATGGTTTTGGTAAGGCCAAAGAGGTAGGGGATGCCATTAAGAAGGCTACTGAAGCCGCAAAACGTGCTATGATTGCAATTCCATTAAACAAGGCATCGATACCACATGAAGTTACTAGTGCCTATTGCGGGGGACGTGTTATCCTCCGTCCAGCTTCACCCGGTACAGGTGTTATAGCGGGTGGTGGGGTGCGTGCCGTCATGGAAGCTGTCGGTATCCGCGATATCCTGACAAAATCTTTGGGATCCAGTAATCCTAACAACGTGGTAAAAGCCACAATTAAAGCTCTCCAAGAG contains the following coding sequences:
- the rplE gene encoding 50S ribosomal protein L5, which translates into the protein MNSVTYQDYVKVARAELKKKFGYKNDMQIPKIEKVVVNMCVASSPDVKQALDDAEKDLVLITGQKPSRTKSKTSIANFKLRKGQEIGLKVTLRNVRMYEFLDRFIKMSVPRIRDFRGLPARAFDGRGNYTVGVSDHTIFPEIELDKVKRNLGMDVTFVTTAKTNDEAKELLNLIGIPFSDRVKKDPVKKDGE
- the rplN gene encoding 50S ribosomal protein L14: MLQIRSRCDVADNTGARMATMIGVVGKKTHIAGIGDVIKANVKEASSDGTVKKSAVVSAVVVRTRNSIRRNDGSYVRFDSNAIVIIDKDNNPVGTRIFGPVARELRERNFMKIISLAPEVV
- a CDS encoding type Z 30S ribosomal protein S14 codes for the protein MAKTSQIERWKRKPKFSARAYNRCRITGRRRAYMRKFGLSRITFREMALRGEIPGVIKASW
- the rpsQ gene encoding 30S ribosomal protein S17 → MSTTSTLPEVTKGIRKERVGVVVSDKMSKTIVVRVERRVPHPQFRKIVRISNKFYAHDESGQAKPGDRVLIRETKPLSRLKRWELVEVLKH
- the rplF gene encoding 50S ribosomal protein L6; translation: MSRIGSKLIEIPKNVKVQVNGDHVNVEGPKGKLEYVLPRQISVLIEGTTVSLKRQVETRVVKALHGLSRSLINNMIEGVNTGFKKDLEINGVGFKAVVKGNNLDLNVGFSHPVLLPIPEGIKVQVNENTQIAIEGYDKQVVGQFAAEIRSIYPPEPYKGKGIKYKGEIIRRKAGKTVQ
- the rpmC gene encoding 50S ribosomal protein L29, with product MAKITNFSELTVDELNARKTEFKNDILNMRLQQQSGQLKKPSMLRGLSRDIARIETVLSHKTLGTKINYRKPSKGTK
- the rplX gene encoding 50S ribosomal protein L24, coding for MPSRFHIKKGEIVVVISGDEKGKRGKILEILAKKDRLIVEGLNLIKKHVRKTQKDPQGGIITREGTIHISNVMLAEKYDNSSARKAKAA
- the rpsH gene encoding 30S ribosomal protein S8, translating into MITDPISDMLTCIRNANAARKIKVTMPHSKMKGEIARILKSEGYIQDFEVARKEKKATLSIELKVQGERPLKSLKKVSTPGLRSYVSSSEIPRVIGGLGICILSTSKGIMTGREAKKQNVGGELIAFVY
- the rplR gene encoding 50S ribosomal protein L18 — protein: MGKQNTPKKTWTARERIHTRIRRKVTGTTERPRLAVNFSNKNIVAQIIDDHEGVTVASASTLEKTTKQKNKSQANIQMAESIGRLAAERAIAKNVKAVVFDRGGFKYHGKVKALADAARAAGLQF
- the rpsE gene encoding 30S ribosomal protein S5 — encoded protein: MSETIVQDKKPNSGRRSRDNNSRRDSGNRRNEDNPFIEKLVHVNRTTKVVKGGRTFSFSALVVAGDGKGKVGHGFGKAKEVGDAIKKATEAAKRAMIAIPLNKASIPHEVTSAYCGGRVILRPASPGTGVIAGGGVRAVMEAVGIRDILTKSLGSSNPNNVVKATIKALQELRSAQSIRQLRGIKSQSN